In Flavobacterium praedii, the DNA window AACGATCAAAAATATAAATAACAGATGCAGGTTGTCCATCGAGTCCAACAACATTCCAAAAATCATTATGCCCATCTCCATTTGGAGAGAAAAATTTAGGATATCCTATTACAAAAAAACTTTGAGTTAAATTGGTACACCCATTTTCATCACCTACAGTAACAGAATGTGGACCAGGTTTCAAATTTTCAAAAACATTTGACGATTGAAAAGATCCATTGTCCAGCTGGTATTCATATGCTGCATTACCACCAGTAACGGAAACTGTTACCATTGCATTATCAGAAAAAGCCAAAGTCTGAGTTGTTGACATAGCTAATCCTGGGAAAGAATCAGTCACTTTAACCGTTTCGGATGTAGCATCACAACCCGTTAAATTGTTTGTCGCTTGCACTTTGTAGTCCCCAGATTGTACAGCGTCATACGTATTAGAGTTCGCACCAATTATAGGTATTGCATTTAAATACCATACAAAATTATAGTTTGAAGCACTCAAGCCAGAATCTAGTGTATGTGTTTTAAATGCAATACCTGTTGCTTGTTCGACACATATTACACCTCCTACAAGAGAAGGTTTTGGTGAAGGATTTACGTTAACGATAATATCTAATGGTATTCCAATACATCCATTAAGACTTGGAGTAATTGTATAGGTAACATTTCCTTGTGAATTTCCAGTAGCTTCTAATATTTGATTTATAGTATTTCCAGTTCCAGCAATAGCTCCAGTAACACCAACTTGAAGAACTGTCCAATCAAAAGTAGTTCCTGAAATTGTAGGAGATAAAACAACATTAGTATTGTATCCACTACAAATTGTTCCTGGGGGTGTCCCCAAAACTTCTGGTAACGGATTAACAGTAATCGTAACAACAATTGGCGTGCCAATACAACCATTAATTGATGGTGTTATGGTATAATCTACAGTACCTGGTACAAAACCCAAATTGGAAAGTGTTTGTGTAATGGTATTTCCCGAACCTACAGTAGCACCTGTTACGCCTGTTGCATTTACAGTCCATGAAAAAGTAGTTCCGACAATGCCACTAGATAATTTGATATTAGTAGTTTCTCCTGAACACACTATTTTCTTAGCAGTATTATCAACAACATTAGGCACAGGGCTTACATCTATAGTAATCATTTTTGGTAATCCTAAACAACTTCCAGCAATTGGCGTTACATTATATACCACTTGTCCTACATTAGTTCCTGTAGTTGAAAGTGTCTGTGCAATTGTATTTCCTGTACTGGATGAAGCACCTGATACATTATTTTGCACGGCATTCCATGAAAAGGTGGACCCTGGAATTGTACTTGATAATGCTATCGAAGTTACATTACCAGAACAAAGGGATGTAATTCCTGTATAACTAGCAATTGGTAATGAATTTACGGTAATCGTTCCAAGCATAACTATAGCAGGATTACAACCTCCTGTTGTGGTTACTCTATAATTAAAAGTTCCCGGAAGCGTTGGTGTACCGCTAATTGTAAAAATACCAGAAACAAAAGTACCAGTTATTCCAGCTGGTAATCCTGTTACAGTGGCACCAATAGCGCTACCCCCAACAGTATATACTATTGGTGTTATCGAGTCATTTGAACAAATGGTTTGATTTGTTGTTGTTGAAGCCGATGACAGAATCATCGTTGACAGAGGATTAATTTTAATTGTACCTCCCAAAATAACAGTAGGTGAACATCCTCCTGTTGTAGTGACCTTGTAATTAAACAAACCAGATACAGTTGGAGTACCACTAATGGTAACTACACCACCAGCAAAACTACCTGTTACTCCTGCGGGTAAACCATTTATCACAGCTCCCGTTGCACTTCCCCCAACTGCATAGGTAATTGTATTTAATGTCGAATTCAAGCAAAAAACTTGATTAGTTGTAGAAGCTACCGTCGTCAAAGTAAGGGTTGATAACGGACTAACTGTTATCGTACCAAATAAACTTACTGCTGGTGTACAACCGCCAGTAGTTGCAACTGTATAATTAAATGTTCCTGCTACCGTTGGGATTCCACTTATAGTAAATACCCCAGAAGAAAAACTTCCTGTTACACCAGTAGGCAATGCAGTGACACTGGCGCCAGTTGCACTACCGCCAACGGTATACGATATCGGAGTAATGGCAGTATTAATACAAAGAGACTGACTCGTTGTAGCTGGCAATGATGACAAAATCATTGTTGGTAAAGGAGTAACAGTTACCGTACCCAATGCACTCGCACTGGAGCATGTTGTTGTTGGGTCTGTTATAATCACACTATAATTTCCAGCCACTGTGGTAGAAAAACTCGCAATATTTCCTTGAGCTGGTGCAGTAATGGGCACTGTCCATACATAATTATAGGTCCCGGAAGCTCCAGGAGTAGCGGTAACGATTGCGCTACTACCTGCACAAACTGTTGGATTATTAACCGTAACTGTAGGCAATGGATAAATAACTACTGTTTTGCTAGCAATAGCACTCGAACAATTTGCATCCGAGATTATGACATTATAGGGTCCTGCAACAGTGGTAGAAAAACTAGCTACATTTCCAGGAAGAGAAGCCCCAGAAGGAACTGACCAAGTATAATTATAGGTACCAACTATGCCTGGAATCGCTGTTACGGTTGCACTGTTTCCAAAACAGACTGGAAGGGTATTCACGGTAACTGTAGGCAAAGGATTTATTGTTACTGCACCTGAAGCACTTGAACTGAAACAAGTTGTTAATGGGTTTGTAATTACTACACTATAATTTTCTGCAACTGTGGTAGAAAAACTAGCCACATTGCTTGGAGCAGAAACGGAACTTGTCCAAGCATAATTATAAGTACCTGAATCGCCTGGCGTGGCAATCACGGTTGCGCTTGTTCCAGCACAAACCGCTGGACTATTTACCGTAACTGTTGGCAAAGGATTTACAGTGATATAAAAAACCATATCTGGCCCAGTACAATTTGGTGGTAAAGGATCAATAGCATTTACTGTAATCTTAGCAATTTGGGCAGTGGTTACATTAGCCGTTGTAAAAGATGGGAGATTATTAGTACCACTCGCAGCTAATCCAATTGCAGTATTATCGTTTGTCCATTTAAATGAAGCCGTCGCCAATGGACTTGTAAAAGTTTGAATAGGAATTATAGCATTAGCACATTTTTTGATATCAACAATTTGATTGGTTGTTGGAGTATTACAAGCCGAAGCAGCACAAGTAAAAGGCCCAACAAAAATAGAACACGGACTTCCGATTGGTTTCACACTGATCGTAATGCTTTCACTTGGTAACAATCCAGTAACATTCAAACTATTTGCTGTTGTATTCCCAGTAATTGCAGCACCACCTGATGATTTTGTATAGGTATAATCATAACTTGTTGCTCCAACTACTGCAGTCCAATCAAAAGTCACACTAGTGTTAGTTTGTGTACCACACGAAAAAGTCAAAGGAGGATTTACAGTCGCAACTATTGGTACTCTTGTAGCAGTAGTACACCCATTAAGAGTAGCATCTACATAATAAGTAGTCGTTGTACTTAAACTTGTAGGAGTATTGATTGAATTGCCCGTTCCAAAGGAAGCGCCCGTAGTAGCGGTATACCAATTGATGGTTGAACCAGCTGTTGCGGTAGCCGTCATAGTAACCACTCCAGCGCCACAACTTGAACCTCCAGGTGTCGTCAAAATAGTTGGAATTGGATTTACAATCGCAGTAACCATTGCACGTGGAGTCGAAGTACAACCATTTAAAGTAGCATCTATATAATAATTGGTTGATGTACTAATACTTGTGGGTGTATTTACAGTATTTCCAGTAGTAAATGCAGCTCCTGTTGTTGCTGTATACCAATTAATGGTCGATCCTGCAGTAGCAGTAGCTGACATACTTACAATTCCAGAACCGCATAAATTACCTCCTGGAGTAGTGAGTATACTAGGGACAGGATTTATGGTAATAGTAGCTGTTGAAGAACCTGCCAATTGACAAATAGCAGCATTGGCAGCCACTGCATAGGTCACTGTGTAGGCCCCAACTGCCGAAGTTGCTAAATCGATTGCGCCTGTAGTAGCATTTATCACTAATCCTGCTGTTGAACTAAAGGTCCCACCCGTAACAAAACCAGATGCCAATGTAGGTAAAGGATTAGTCCCATTTTTACAAACTGGTGTAGGATATGAAAATCCGATAACTGGTGCAGATCCACCAATTGATACGATCGTTGAAGTAGACAACGAACATGTTTTTGAGGATGTGGTACTAAAAGAAATATCATCTATGGCAAAATCATTTCCACCAGATGAAATATTAGAATCTATAATTTTTATAGTAGCCAAGGTCGCTGCACTTGAGTTCCAAGTCCCAGTAATATTCGTCCAATTACAAGTTGTTGTTGCTGGTGTTCCTGCAATTACATTGTTTGTAGCCGAAATTGGTGATATAGTAACAGGGCTTCCATTAATAAGTACATCAAAAGTAGCCTTACTTCCATCACCTATATTTTGAACCCAAAACGAAAAAGTATAACTTTTTGAGGTTTCAACAGGTACCGTTTGTGACCAAATTACGCTATTGGCAATAGTTGCACCATCAGCTACTAACATATTTCCTGAACCCGTTGTTTTGTCTCCACAAGTGGTAAATTTATTATACCATGTAGAAGGATTTGATACGATACCATAAGCAAATTGCGTTCCACTTGTATTGGTCAAAGAATACCCATAATCCGAATAAAAGCCTGATGTTCCATTTTCAAAACCAGGATTTCCGATTAAATTCCCAACAGAAGGAGGAACAGTGGTCGAATTTACTGTATAGGTAGTAGGAGTAGTAGGAGTTACAACAATACTATTTCCTGTACCCACTATGGCTCCCCCTGGTGAAGCCGACCAAGAATAGGTCGCGCCACCATTGGCTGCAGTCAAAGTAACCGTTGCTCCAGACAACAAACATCCAGTAGGCGATGCATTTAAAGTAATATCAGATGGAGCTATCAATATTGCAGGAGTTGAAACCGAAGAAGCTGGAGAATTGGAATCAGTTACTGCTACAGAATAAGTACCTCCTGCTAAATTTTGAAAAATCCCAGTAGAATTGGTCGCCGATACTGCTCCAGATAATGTAAAAGTAAATGGCCCAACACCTCCATTGGGATAAGCAACAATTACCCCATCATTACCAGTTGGACAAGAAGGATTGGTTAGCGAAGTCGATATCGTTAATGGCGGTGGTGGAGCGTATAATGAAATATCATCAATAGCAAAATCATTCCCATTAGGTGTCGCACTAGGTAATGACAATTCTATTCTTACCCATTTTGCTCCAGTGCCCGAAGGTGTAAATTCATACACTACCTTTTGCCAAGTTGCACTATTTACAGTAGCACTTCCCGATTTCAAAACAGGAGTACAAATACATTGATCTAAAGCGCTAAATACTATAACCGGATTTGGAAATGCACTATTACTGGTTCCATTTTTATTAATATTAACTACCCAATAGGAAAAGGTATAGGTAACTCCTCCTTCTAATTTTATGTTTGGATTTTGCTGCCAAAATATTTTAGAGTTAGTTGAACTTAACGCATCAATAACCATCATTTTGGCTCCTGAATGTGGCGGTATAGCATTAAAACTAGAAGTATTCATTGGACCTGAATCCGCAATTAGGGCATAATTACCATTTGAACTACTTCCACTTATACTAGCAGTAATATCAATATATGCATTGTCTGTCTGAAAACCTCCTATTCCCTCAAAACTAGGATTGTTTGATGAAAGCAGATTCTGAGCATTTGAAAAAGTAAATGTTATAAAACATAAAAAAACAAGTAGTAGTAATCTCTTTTTTGGGGCAAAAAGGGATTGCAAAGTAAAATTTTGCATAAGTATAGGTTATAAATAGTTTGGTTTGGCGAATTGAAAATATCAATCCTATTTTGATATGTGTTTTTTTTAAACGATCTTTTTATCAATCATCTAAAAAAATATTAAAAAAATTGCACATACAGCATTTTATTTCAAATGTTAAATTTATGTAAATATTAACACATACAACTAGGTCAAAATTCTATTTCTTTACGAAAACGTGATAGTGTTGAAAAGTTTAAACAAACTCACTAATTGCGAAAGTTTTGTGATATTTAAAATTTCAAAAATTAGCCGATTTACTTCACCAATAAAAATTCGGATCTTCTATTAATCGCATTTTGTTCCTCTGTGCATTTGTTTTTGCAATCAATTTTAAGTTCCGTTTCTCCAAATCCTTTGCCAGAAATTCGAGCCGCATCAATTCCTTTGGAAATCACATATTGAACTGTAGCTTTTGCTCTTTTATCCGAAAGATTTAAATTGTATTTATCATCTCCTTTGGAATCTGAATGTGATTTTACATAAATTTTCAATTTGTCATTTTGTGACATGACATAAACTAATTTATCCAATTCCTCAGCACCTTGTTTGGTTATATTACTTTTATTAAAATCAAAGTAAATAGGGTTCAAAATAATTTCAGTTTCAGTAATTACAACATCAATAGGTTTTATGTTAACATCAACCGTAATCACTCCTCCAACAAATTTGGCAAGTGGCATTTTTTCAGTTACGTAACCATCTTTATACACTTCAATTACATAAATTTTTTCGCAATCGACATCATACATTACCTCCCCTTTTTCATTTGATAACTGGGTGCCAATTACATTGCCTTTTTCATCCAAAATAAGCACTTTTGAATGTATCAAAACAGAATTATCTTTCACGCTTTTAACGACTACTTTTATCTTTCCTTTACAAATTGGAATAGAAGAATAAATATGATCTTCACCAGACCTATTGCTAGACACATAACCCAATTGCTTAATCGTATTATACGTTAATGCAAAATCATCTTTCTCTGAATTTACGGGTTTCCCAGCATTTTTTGGAACATCATTTGTTTTCAAATCCACAAAAAACACATCCAATCCTCCAAAACCAGTTAAACCATTGGATGCAAAATACAGTACATTATCATTTGTCACAAAAGGAAAACTTTCATCTCCAGCTGTGTTAATTTTAGCTCCTAAATTTTCTGGTTTTCCGTATGTTCCATCATTATTTACTTGGACTTTCCAAATATCTATTCCACCAATAGAACCCGGCATATTTGACGAAAAATACAAAGTTTTACCTTCTTTATCAATGGATGGATTACTGGTAGAATATTTTTTGCTATTGAAAGACATTGGGGTTGTCGAAGTCCAAATTCCATTCACTTTTTGCGCTTTAAACAAATGAACCTGGCCAAATTTTAGACGTTTGGCATTGTCTTTTTCATAAAGATTGGAATTGAAACTTTCGCTAGAAAAATAAATGGTATTCCCGTCTGCGGTTATGCTTACTGGGCCTTCATGAAATCTGGAATTCAATTCTGAAACTGCTGTTGGTTCAGAATAACTTCCATCAGCCTTTAGGTTTGATTGATAAATATCCAAAAACGGCTCATTATTCCATCCGTATTTTTTACCGCCAACATTTCGAGCACTTGAAAAATATAAAACATCACCAAAAAGAGCTGCGCCAAAATCTGACTTGTCCGAATTAATATCCAATATTTTGACATCAAAAAGCTTTTCTTTATCAATCAGACTGGGTAAATAATTGGGATCTTTATTGAATTCTATCGCTCGTTGATCCATTGGAGCTTTTTCGGCAAAGACTTTCATTTGAATATTCGCTTCTTCATATTTAGTATTTACTTTTAGCATTTGTGCGTAATTAAAATACGTTTCAGCATCTTGATCCGTTTTTACTGCCATTGCATACCACTTAGCCGATTCAACAGTATTGAACATATTATAATAACACTCTCCTAATTGGTTATACACATAAGGGTCTGCTTTACCTTTTTCGACCAAAAGAAGATATTCTTGAGTAGCTTTTACATATTCGAATCTTTCAAATAAAGCATCAGCAATTTTAGTGTTTTTATTTTGTGCCAAAAGAGAAAAACTCAATAACACAAAAAAGAAAATCATAATATTTTTTTTCATTTCAAATAACTTATAATATTAGAAGAATCTTGGGGAAAGTGATACTTTTTTGACTGGTAAAAAATCGTACAATAAAATTATCTCATGAGAAGATGAAGTAGCAATATTTAGATTTGAAACAATGTGATCATAAGCATATCCTATTCTTAAATCAGGTGTAACATTAAAATTAACTAACAAACCAAAACTATCTTGCAATCTATAAGTAGCTCCAAATTCTACTTTTTCTTGATATAAAAAGTTAGCAGAAACATCTATAGAAGTTGGGACACTAAATGCGGATTTTAACAAAAATGAGGGCTTAAATTTTAAATTTGGATTAAGATCAAAAACATAGCCCGCAGTTAAAAAATAATGAGAAACATCTGAACCATATTGTTTGCCATCATAATCTAAATGAGCCGCCTTAATCATATTAGGTATCGAAAATGAAACATAATATTTATCTGTGTAATAAAAAACACCCGCTCCCATATTGAAGGTTACATCATTGCTGTTTTTGCCAAAAATTCCTTCCGAAGGGTCTGGTAAAGTAGAAATAATTTCAGAAAAATTAACTTTTTGAAAAGTCGCTCCAGCCTTAACTCCAAAAGACAAATTACTGTTTTCTCCTAATTTTAATTTATAGGCAAAATCACCATACACATTTTGTTCTGTTATTGGTCCTATTTTATCGGCAAT includes these proteins:
- a CDS encoding PorP/SprF family type IX secretion system membrane protein → MNKILLTTLLFLLLVMDVKAQQDPQYTQYMYNMNVINPAYAGTKEHTTFGLLYRKQWLDIEDAPTSFTFYGEGPVGKNVGIGLSIIADKIGPITEQNVYGDFAYKLKLGENSNLSFGVKAGATFQKVNFSEIISTLPDPSEGIFGKNSNDVTFNMGAGVFYYTDKYYVSFSIPNMIKAAHLDYDGKQYGSDVSHYFLTAGYVFDLNPNLKFKPSFLLKSAFSVPTSIDVSANFLYQEKVEFGATYRLQDSFGLLVNFNVTPDLRIGYAYDHIVSNLNIATSSSHEIILLYDFLPVKKVSLSPRFF
- a CDS encoding T9SS type B sorting domain-containing protein — protein: MQNFTLQSLFAPKKRLLLLVFLCFITFTFSNAQNLLSSNNPSFEGIGGFQTDNAYIDITASISGSSSNGNYALIADSGPMNTSSFNAIPPHSGAKMMVIDALSSTNSKIFWQQNPNIKLEGGVTYTFSYWVVNINKNGTSNSAFPNPVIVFSALDQCICTPVLKSGSATVNSATWQKVVYEFTPSGTGAKWVRIELSLPSATPNGNDFAIDDISLYAPPPPLTISTSLTNPSCPTGNDGVIVAYPNGGVGPFTFTLSGAVSATNSTGIFQNLAGGTYSVAVTDSNSPASSVSTPAILIAPSDITLNASPTGCLLSGATVTLTAANGGATYSWSASPGGAIVGTGNSIVVTPTTPTTYTVNSTTVPPSVGNLIGNPGFENGTSGFYSDYGYSLTNTSGTQFAYGIVSNPSTWYNKFTTCGDKTTGSGNMLVADGATIANSVIWSQTVPVETSKSYTFSFWVQNIGDGSKATFDVLINGSPVTISPISATNNVIAGTPATTTCNWTNITGTWNSSAATLATIKIIDSNISSGGNDFAIDDISFSTTSSKTCSLSTSTIVSIGGSAPVIGFSYPTPVCKNGTNPLPTLASGFVTGGTFSSTAGLVINATTGAIDLATSAVGAYTVTYAVAANAAICQLAGSSTATITINPVPSILTTPGGNLCGSGIVSMSATATAGSTINWYTATTGAAFTTGNTVNTPTSISTSTNYYIDATLNGCTSTPRAMVTAIVNPIPTILTTPGGSSCGAGVVTMTATATAGSTINWYTATTGASFGTGNSINTPTSLSTTTTYYVDATLNGCTTATRVPIVATVNPPLTFSCGTQTNTSVTFDWTAVVGATSYDYTYTKSSGGAAITGNTTANSLNVTGLLPSESITISVKPIGSPCSIFVGPFTCAASACNTPTTNQIVDIKKCANAIIPIQTFTSPLATASFKWTNDNTAIGLAASGTNNLPSFTTANVTTAQIAKITVNAIDPLPPNCTGPDMVFYITVNPLPTVTVNSPAVCAGTSATVIATPGDSGTYNYAWTSSVSAPSNVASFSTTVAENYSVVITNPLTTCFSSSASGAVTINPLPTVTVNTLPVCFGNSATVTAIPGIVGTYNYTWSVPSGASLPGNVASFSTTVAGPYNVIISDANCSSAIASKTVVIYPLPTVTVNNPTVCAGSSAIVTATPGASGTYNYVWTVPITAPAQGNIASFSTTVAGNYSVIITDPTTTCSSASALGTVTVTPLPTMILSSLPATTSQSLCINTAITPISYTVGGSATGASVTALPTGVTGSFSSGVFTISGIPTVAGTFNYTVATTGGCTPAVSLFGTITVSPLSTLTLTTVASTTNQVFCLNSTLNTITYAVGGSATGAVINGLPAGVTGSFAGGVVTISGTPTVSGLFNYKVTTTGGCSPTVILGGTIKINPLSTMILSSASTTTNQTICSNDSITPIVYTVGGSAIGATVTGLPAGITGTFVSGIFTISGTPTLPGTFNYRVTTTGGCNPAIVMLGTITVNSLPIASYTGITSLCSGNVTSIALSSTIPGSTFSWNAVQNNVSGASSSTGNTIAQTLSTTGTNVGQVVYNVTPIAGSCLGLPKMITIDVSPVPNVVDNTAKKIVCSGETTNIKLSSGIVGTTFSWTVNATGVTGATVGSGNTITQTLSNLGFVPGTVDYTITPSINGCIGTPIVVTITVNPLPEVLGTPPGTICSGYNTNVVLSPTISGTTFDWTVLQVGVTGAIAGTGNTINQILEATGNSQGNVTYTITPSLNGCIGIPLDIIVNVNPSPKPSLVGGVICVEQATGIAFKTHTLDSGLSASNYNFVWYLNAIPIIGANSNTYDAVQSGDYKVQATNNLTGCDATSETVKVTDSFPGLAMSTTQTLAFSDNAMVTVSVTGGNAAYEYQLDNGSFQSSNVFENLKPGPHSVTVGDENGCTNLTQSFFVIGYPKFFSPNGDGHNDFWNVVGLDGQPASVIYIFDRYGKLLKQIYPTSDGWDGFYIGAEMPATDYWFTIEYTEQSEIKLFKSHFSLIR
- a CDS encoding OmpA family protein, which encodes MKKNIMIFFFVLLSFSLLAQNKNTKIADALFERFEYVKATQEYLLLVEKGKADPYVYNQLGECYYNMFNTVESAKWYAMAVKTDQDAETYFNYAQMLKVNTKYEEANIQMKVFAEKAPMDQRAIEFNKDPNYLPSLIDKEKLFDVKILDINSDKSDFGAALFGDVLYFSSARNVGGKKYGWNNEPFLDIYQSNLKADGSYSEPTAVSELNSRFHEGPVSITADGNTIYFSSESFNSNLYEKDNAKRLKFGQVHLFKAQKVNGIWTSTTPMSFNSKKYSTSNPSIDKEGKTLYFSSNMPGSIGGIDIWKVQVNNDGTYGKPENLGAKINTAGDESFPFVTNDNVLYFASNGLTGFGGLDVFFVDLKTNDVPKNAGKPVNSEKDDFALTYNTIKQLGYVSSNRSGEDHIYSSIPICKGKIKVVVKSVKDNSVLIHSKVLILDEKGNVIGTQLSNEKGEVMYDVDCEKIYVIEVYKDGYVTEKMPLAKFVGGVITVDVNIKPIDVVITETEIILNPIYFDFNKSNITKQGAEELDKLVYVMSQNDKLKIYVKSHSDSKGDDKYNLNLSDKRAKATVQYVISKGIDAARISGKGFGETELKIDCKNKCTEEQNAINRRSEFLLVK